ATCGTTTTGGAGTTTAATTAATAACATTGAAATTTCAGAAATTACTCCTGATTATCTTCCTCTGTATTTCTAAAATATATTTTATCTGTTAACCATTCTTGAACAGCTAAAGCATGTGGTTTTGGCAATTTTTCGTAAAATTTAGAAACCTCAATTTGCTCTTTATTTTCAAAGATCTCTTCTAAACTGTCGTTATAAGTAGCAAATTCTTCTAACTTATCGATAAGTTCTTTTTTAATCTCTGTGTTAATCTGTTCAGCACGTCTTGCGATGATTGAAATTGACTCGTAAATATTTTCTGTTGGTTCGTCAATTTGATTTCTGTCGTACGTGATGGTGTTAACAGGTGCATTGGTTTTCTTTAAATCCATTGTCATTGTTATTTAACTTTTAGTGCTATATTTTTGTAATTGTTCATTTAATTCTAAAGCCATTTTGTCAACTTCTTCTGTATGCTTAGAATTAGCATATGCTTTTTTAAATGAATCATGATATTCTTTGGCTTGTTCCAAACGGGTTTTCTTTAAAGGAACAATACCGGTTAGTGTCTTTTTGTATTCCACACTATTAACCGCTAATTTATAAGCAGAATCAAATCTTAAAAACAAAGCTTCTTCACGCAATGTAGAACCAGGAAAATCGAACATAAAATTATCAAACGACTTCACAGACGCTGGGTAATCAGAGATTGTATTGTATTGTTTAGCGATACTAAATGCTTTCTTTTCTAATTTAAAATCTAACTCATGGACTAATTTATTAGCTTCAGAAAGATATTCAGACTCAGGGAACATATTTATGAAATCTTGAAGTTTCTCTATAGCAGCTTTAGTTTCTTTTTGGTCTTTAGTATAAGCTGGCGACAACATATAGTAACTCTTTGCTCCTAAAAAAGAGGCTTCTTCTAATTTTTCACTTTTAGGGTAACTGGATGCAAAACGTTCAAACTGATAACCTGCTGTATAATAATCTTTCATTTTATAAAATGAATTAGAATATAAATACATCAACTTTTCAGCTTGTGGTTTCCCTCTATAATTAGGTACTATTTGAGCAAACAGTTTATTGGCTTTGGCAAATTTGCCTTCGTTGTATAAATCTTCTCCCAATTTAAACTTGGTAGCAATATCTTCGTTTTTTAATGCCTTTTGATATTCGCTACAAGAGCTTAAAAATGTGATAGTTATTAATATGTAAAGAAATCTCTTCATAGTTTTGAAACAAGATGCAAAATTAAGTTATTAATATGGATTTTAAAAATATTATTTTACTGCTAAAATAATGGCTTAAATACAGCCATCATCACGATTAAGTAATATTTAACAGATATATATTTAACTGCGACCTTAAAAGTGATTTACAAATGATTTAATTTTCTTTTTTAATTCATTTGAAGCTGGCACCAATGGCAATCTAACACTGTCTTTACATAACTCTAGAGTTTCAAAAACAGCTTTAATACCTGCTGGATTGTTTTCTTCAAAAATATAACCAATTACATCCATTAATTTATAATGAAGTTTATAAGCTTCTTTAGCATTTCCTTTTAAGCCTAAACGAATCATTTCTGAAAATTCTTTGGGAAATCCTTGACCTATTACCGAAATAACGCCTGCTCCTCCTGCTAGCACAATACCCAAAGCCAAATCGTCATCACCCGAAATAATTAAAAAGTCTTTGGGTTTGTTTTTAATTAACTGAAAATATTGCGAAACATTGTTTCCCGCCTCTTTAATAGCAATCACATTTTTGAAATCGTTAGCTAGCCTTAAAGTAGTTTCAACTTCCATATTTTTTGAAGTACGACCTGGAACATTGTATAAAATAATATCAACAGGTGATGCTTCTGAAATAGCTTTGAAATGCTGATAAATACCCTCTTGAGTTGGTTTACTGTAATATGGAGAAACCGATAGTATCGCATCAAAATTAGTTAAATCAGTAGTTTTCACTTCTTCTATAACTTGAGCTGTATTATTTCCTCCAATACCTAAAACCAAAGGAACACGTCCCTTATTAGCTTTAGAAATGGTTACTATAACATCTTTCTTTTCTTGTGCTGTTATGGTTGCGCTTTCAGCAGTAGTACCACACACAACAAGATATTCTACCCCATTTTCTATATTGAAATTCACAATATTTACTAAGGCATCATGATCTACTGTTAAATCTGATTTAAAAGGTGTAACTAAAGCAACTCCAGTTCCTAGAAACTTACTATTCATTCTTAATTTTATTTAATATAGTTAGGTATTTAAAAATTTCGTTTTTAAATACGTTAAATTCTGTTAGGCTTGTTTTAATAATAAGGTCATTTAAACGCTCGTCGGCTTGTAACATCCCCACTTTAAACTGTGCTTTTGATAAGGCTGTAAACAATTTTAATTCTGTAATATCTGCTTCGTAATAACTGATTAAAACATCAAATTTAGTATCTAAAAAGGTTTGTAATTCGCTGTTTTTAATAAGACCATTCCAAGCAATATCGTCGGGATTATAACAAATATCCCAAGATTTAAGGGTTTCTTTTTTATTTGAAGAAAACGCTATAATCTTTAACCTATTAGGAAGTACTTTTAAATAAGACGATAGTGTATTAAACTGTTCAAAATCATTAACTTCATCTAAATTAAAGATAATCCCTAAACTTTCAACCTTATTATCTGAAACATTTACATAGCGTTCAGATAACAATTTATTGATGCGTTTTTTAATAGATTTTTCTCTAAAACCTTTTAAAATCATTTATCTTTATACTTTGCGCAAAGGTAATAAAAGTACATTCAAAAAATCTATTAAAAATATGAGGTTTACATATTTAATTTATTTGTTATATATATTACTGGTTTTTAATTGTAAACCTCCTAAAAACTATTTGACTAAAATTGAAGGTAAACAAATTCAAATTACAGATTCATTAGCAATTGACCCCAATGTTGAAGCCTTCATAAAACCTTATAGAGCACACATTGAAAAAGATTTAGACAGCGTGTTGGCATATGCTGTTAGTAAATACACAAAATCTGATGGAGAGTTTAATACAGCCATTGGTAATTTTATGGCAGATGCTATTTTTGATGAAGCCAACCCCATTTTTAAAAATAGAACCGGTAATAATATAGATATGGTCATTTTAAATCATGGCGGTATTCGTTCTATTATTAATAAAGGAAACATAACTACCCGAACCGCTTTCGAATTAATGCCTTTTGAAAATAGTATCGTTGTTGTTGCTATGAAAGGCACACAAATAGACAACTTGGTTTCCTATTTAAGTAAAGCACATAAAGCACACCCTATTTCTAAACTTAAAATGACTATTGACAAAAAATTTAATGTTGTTGAAGCATCTATTAATGATGAAAAAATTCAATTGAATAAAACCTATTATGTGGCCACCAACGATTATTTATATAATGGTGGTGATAATATGACTTTTTTTAAACCAAACAATGGTCTTTATGTTTTAGATTATAAGATACGAAATGCCCTAATAGATCATTTTAAAAAAGTAGATACTATAAACCCTGTAAGAGATGAGAGGTTTATACAATTAAAATAAATATATGAAACGTAGAGATTTTATTCAGCAAACATCGGCAACAGCTGCTTTGGTAACCATTGGCAGTTTGGGGCTTCAATCGTTTACAACCAGCTCAAAGATATCTAAAATCACTATTTTACACACAAATGATGTGCATAGCCACATCGATCCTTTTGGCCCCGAAGATGGGAGAAATGCGAACAAAGGTGGTATTGCTAGGAGAGCGCGTTTAATTGAATCTATTAGAAACGAAAACCCCAACACACTTTTATTAGATGCTGGTGATATTTTTCAGGGTACCCCCTATTTTAATTATTATGGCGGTGAATTGGAATTTAAACTGATGAGCAAATTAAAATATGATGCAGCCACAGTAGGTAACCACGATTTTGACAATGGAATTGATGGTTTATATACCCAATTACCACATGCTCAGTTTCAATTTATTTCTTCAAATTATGATTTTTCGAATACCGTAATGCATACGCATGTAAATCCATATAATATCTTTAAAAAAGATGGGATTAAAATTGGCGTTTTTGGATTAGGTATTGAACTAGATGGTTTGGTTGACCCCTCCATGTACAAAGAAACAAAGTATTTAGATCCTGTTGAGATAACTCAAGATATGACACGCATTCTAAAGACAGTTGAAAAATGTGATTTGGTAATATGCTTATCACATTTAGGTTATGATTATAAAACAAATCCCGATAAAATGAGCGATTTAAAACTAGCTGGTTTAACTAAAGATATCGATTTAATTATTGGTGGACATACACACACTTTTTTACCCAAGCCAAGTATTGTAAAAAATAAGGAAGGCAAAAACATGTTAGTAAACCAAGTTGGATGCTATGGCATTAATCTTGGTAGAATAGATTTTTATTTTGATGCAAATAAAAATCTATCTGTAAACGGCACAGCTATTGTTGTTTAAGATAAAACAGCATCAGATGAATAATTTTCCAAATGTAGTTGTTTGGACTTCTTCTTAGTGAAGTTTAGATTTATAATATATCTAAACATCAAATAAAGCGCTACAGTATAAAATATATTTTGTAATAGTTCGAAACTCCAATTGTATAAAAAATATAGATTTATATAATTTAACATAACGGATAATCCAAAAAATATTATTGCAGTTAAAAATAAAACAGACTGTCTTGTTTGCGTGTTTAAATACACTGCAAAAGAAGAAAATCCTAAAATAATTAACATTAAACTTTTAACTCCAAACAACAATACTTCTTTAGGGTTAGGGACAAATGTTTGTAATATACTATGAACAATATATAAGAAATATAAAGCAATAGAAAACACCACTATCAAATATACACCTATTAATGTATTAAACTCAAGTATCTTAAATTTAGGACACATCATTAACAAATACATATAACTAATTATATAAAGAATACTTGAAGCTTCAATGAGGACTTCTTCTGGAAAAAAGACATAAGCTATATCTCCTAAAAAAGAAAACATTAAAAAAGAGACAAAAGTAAGCCCCAATGTATTATATTTTATAAAAAAGAAAATTAAAAATACAGGAATGCAAAGCGGTATTGCGGTTTTTAAAATCAATGCATCTTCTGTAACGGCACCAATAATATTAATAATGATTAATATTATTAAAGCGCAAAGAAACACTTTATTAAACGTAAATTTAAGCCAATTATTCACAGTATTTACATAAGTAGGTTGACGCAAATATAATAATAAATATTTATTTAATCGATAAAAAAATACTTTTCATCGATTATTTATTGATTATTATGCGTTTTATCGAATAAATTGAATTTTTTTTAATAAAAAATTACATCGCAAATATCTAACCATATAGCATCCAAACACGCATAATAAAAAACACATATTCAGTTAATATTGAGAATTATTGTAATGTCCGTTTGATGAATACACTTCGTTTTAAGTTTTCACCCATCCATAAAGTGGATTTATTTTTTATAAAGTTAGATTAGAAACGTATGGAGGTTATATTTAGTTATCCCAAATTAAAACAGAAGAACTCTGAAGTCTAAAAACATATAAGTCAGTCAATTAACACATTCACATCTACCCGTGTAACTTCGTACTCAATTTTAGATTGCTTATAGAAAAAATAAAAAGCTAACACATATAAAGTTGTAGAAACTACATTCAGCAAGTGCCTTTCTGAAATATAAGTATAAGCTACCCATATTACTTCACCAAACACAATACATAAAGCACCTAAAAACATATACAAAGACTTCACATTATCTCTATAAAAATAGTTTACCAATGCTAAAGACAAGAACAATAACATAACAATGTTATATATTAATTCTACATAATATTCATTTGATTTAGCTACAAAGGGGTCTATTATTGCTTGTAAAACGTAAACAATATATATATTTAAAATAGTTAAAACCACTAAATGAATTTTATAATTTTTCAGCACATGAAATAATGAAAGAGATTTAAAAACCTCAACAATCAGGAAGATATATGCTAATATATATAAAGAATTACCTATAAAATATTCAGACTTATGCGAAATATAAGACGTTAAGAAAATCATTAAGTCTGATATAGAAAATAATATTAAAAAAAGTGTGAAAAATAGAGACTTCTTTTTTATATTTACAAAATACAACAAAGTAACTACTGGTAATATAATTGATTTGAGAGCATTTGCAATTTCTTCTTCATTTCTGAATTGATAGATTACCGATAGAATATAAAGTAATAATGATAAAATTACCAAGGCTTTCGACTTGTTCATAATAACAATTTATAATTAAAAATGCAAATATAGTTATATTTCGCAATATGACGTTAAAAAAAGACGTTTTATCGATATAATTACGAATTATTTAATTTTTTGTAGGAATTCGTATTCGTCTATTACAACAATCTTCAAATCTTCTGCTTTTTTTCTTTTACTGGGTCCCATATTATCGCCCGCAACAATATAACTTGTTTTTGACGAAATGGAGCTGCTTACTTTACCACCGTTATCTTCTATAAGCTTTTTAAGCTCGTCGCGCGAAACAGATTCAAAAACACCCGAAATAACAATACTCTGTCCTTTTAATATATCGGTTTGTCCTATAAGTTGTTCTGCTGAAATTTCCAATTGAACACCAAATGCTTTCAACCTATTAATTATAAGTATATTTTCTTCTGAAGAAAAGAAAGCACGAACGCTTTCAGCTATTTTAACCCCAATTTCATCTACATTTACTAATGCTTCTTCTGATGCTTCTGCAATAGCTGCAATACTTTTATAGTGTTTGGCTAATTTTTTAGCTACAGTTTCTCCAACATAACGAATTCCTAAAGCATATAAAACGCGTTCAAAAGGAATACTTTTAGATTGTTCAATCCCTTGAATTAAATTATCGGCACTTTTTTCAGCCATGCGCTCTAATGGAATCACTTGTTCTTTAGTTAATTCATACAAATCTGCATAATTAGAAATCAATCCTTCATTAACCAAAAGCGCTACAGTTTCTCCTCCCAAACCTTCTATATCCATTGCTTTTCTGGATATAAAATGCTGAATACGCCCAATTATTTGAGGGTTACAACCATTATAATTAGGACAATAATGTTGTGCCTCACCTTCTTGTCTTACTAATTCTGTTTCACATTCGGGACACTGTGTAATATATTCAGTTGGTTTAGAATTTAATGGACGCTTGGTTAAATCAACACCCAAAATTTTGGGAATTATTTCTCCGCCTTTTTCAACATACACTTCATCATTTACTCGAATATCTAA
The genomic region above belongs to Mariniflexile litorale and contains:
- a CDS encoding metallophosphatase, translated to MKRRDFIQQTSATAALVTIGSLGLQSFTTSSKISKITILHTNDVHSHIDPFGPEDGRNANKGGIARRARLIESIRNENPNTLLLDAGDIFQGTPYFNYYGGELEFKLMSKLKYDAATVGNHDFDNGIDGLYTQLPHAQFQFISSNYDFSNTVMHTHVNPYNIFKKDGIKIGVFGLGIELDGLVDPSMYKETKYLDPVEITQDMTRILKTVEKCDLVICLSHLGYDYKTNPDKMSDLKLAGLTKDIDLIIGGHTHTFLPKPSIVKNKEGKNMLVNQVGCYGINLGRIDFYFDANKNLSVNGTAIVV
- a CDS encoding DNA-directed RNA polymerase subunit omega, encoding MDLKKTNAPVNTITYDRNQIDEPTENIYESISIIARRAEQINTEIKKELIDKLEEFATYNDSLEEIFENKEQIEVSKFYEKLPKPHALAVQEWLTDKIYFRNTEEDNQE
- a CDS encoding 5'-nucleotidase, which encodes MTKIEGKQIQITDSLAIDPNVEAFIKPYRAHIEKDLDSVLAYAVSKYTKSDGEFNTAIGNFMADAIFDEANPIFKNRTGNNIDMVILNHGGIRSIINKGNITTRTAFELMPFENSIVVVAMKGTQIDNLVSYLSKAHKAHPISKLKMTIDKKFNVVEASINDEKIQLNKTYYVATNDYLYNGGDNMTFFKPNNGLYVLDYKIRNALIDHFKKVDTINPVRDERFIQLK
- the dapA gene encoding 4-hydroxy-tetrahydrodipicolinate synthase encodes the protein MNSKFLGTGVALVTPFKSDLTVDHDALVNIVNFNIENGVEYLVVCGTTAESATITAQEKKDVIVTISKANKGRVPLVLGIGGNNTAQVIEEVKTTDLTNFDAILSVSPYYSKPTQEGIYQHFKAISEASPVDIILYNVPGRTSKNMEVETTLRLANDFKNVIAIKEAGNNVSQYFQLIKNKPKDFLIISGDDDLALGIVLAGGAGVISVIGQGFPKEFSEMIRLGLKGNAKEAYKLHYKLMDVIGYIFEENNPAGIKAVFETLELCKDSVRLPLVPASNELKKKIKSFVNHF
- a CDS encoding outer membrane protein assembly factor BamD; protein product: MKRFLYILITITFLSSCSEYQKALKNEDIATKFKLGEDLYNEGKFAKANKLFAQIVPNYRGKPQAEKLMYLYSNSFYKMKDYYTAGYQFERFASSYPKSEKLEEASFLGAKSYYMLSPAYTKDQKETKAAIEKLQDFINMFPESEYLSEANKLVHELDFKLEKKAFSIAKQYNTISDYPASVKSFDNFMFDFPGSTLREEALFLRFDSAYKLAVNSVEYKKTLTGIVPLKKTRLEQAKEYHDSFKKAYANSKHTEEVDKMALELNEQLQKYSTKS